In Carassius auratus strain Wakin unplaced genomic scaffold, ASM336829v1 scaf_tig00214734, whole genome shotgun sequence, a genomic segment contains:
- the LOC113092890 gene encoding sorting nexin-25-like → YQIVVEIIQATTISSIPQLKRQKDSKGKEAAALKADLLRARNMKRYINQLTVAKKQCEKRIRLLGGPNYEQQEDGAQDEGDGPQSQRILQFEEIMSNAVYREHFRVYMERVEKRALISFWELVEMLKSANKNEVPQLVGEIYQNFFVESREIPVEKALYKEIQQTLVGNKGTDVFLRIQGDVYETMKERYYPSFLVSDLYERLIKRDEQRSSSQSSSEEKDDTGPVMEGGDVALDEGSKGINEQASYAATKLHQLYERLEYKRQALGSIQNAPRPDKKIVSLLKEEICTMEKEHSDLQLHISRTDCWCENLGTWRAVISTAEASEENGEQMAWYFVAVSLSEDDDCKNNRWTVTRKLSEFQALHRKLTECFPSLKKVQLPSLSKLPFKSIDLKFLDKSKNQLNTFLQKVLTDERMCQSEALYAFLSPSPEHLKVIDIQKKSSFSLASFLERLPGDFFSHQEDEGEDDSDLSDYGDETDGRRDALAEPCFMLIGEIFELRGMFKWVRKTLIALVQVTFGRTINKQIRDTVNWIFSEQMLVYYINIFRDTFWPNGKLAPHNKSRSESERRETKERAQQKLLDNIPDALQNLVGQQNARYGIIRIFNALQETSANRHLLYILLEMLLKELYPELNVEGVQA, encoded by the exons GTATCAGATAGTAGTGGAGATCATTCAGGCGACCACCATCAGCAGCATCCCACAGCTGAAGAGACAGAAAG aCAGTAAAGGGAAAGAGGCCGCGGCACTGAAAGCCGACCTGTTACGTGCCAGAAACATGAAGCGTTACATTAACCAGCTCACAGTGGCAAAGAAGCAGTGTGAGAAGCGGATCCGGCTCCTCGGGGGTCCTAACTATGAGCAGCAGGAGGACGGAGCCCAGGATGAAGGGGACGGTCCACAGAGCCAACGG ATACTTCAGTTTGAGGAGATCATGTCAAACGCAGTGTACCGGGAGCATTTCCGTGTCTACATGGAGCGTGTGGAAAAGAGGGCTCTGATTAGCTTCTGGGAGCTGGTGGAGATGCTCAAGAGCGCCAACAAG AATGAAGTGCCGCAGCTGGTGGGAGAGATCTACCAGAACTTCTTTGTGGAGAGCCGGGAGATCCCGGTGGAGAAGGCTCTTTATAAAGAGATCCAGCAGACTCTGGTGGGGAACAAGGGCACAGACGTGTTCCTCAGGATCCAGGGAGACGTGTACGAGACCATGAAGGAGCGCTATTACCCATCCTTCCTGGTGAGCGACCTGTACGAGCGGCTCATTAAACGAGACGAGCAAAGGAGCAGCTCACAATCCAGCAGCGAGGAGAAAGACGACACC GGTCCGGTGATGGAAGGAGGGGACGTGGCCCTGGATGAAGGCAGCAAAGGCATCAACGAACAGGCCAGTTATGCTGCAACCAAACTACACCAGCTGTACGAGAGGCTGGAGTACAAACGCCAAGCCCTGGGCTCCATCCAGAACGCACCGCGGCCTGATAAAAAG ATTGTGTCATTACTGAAGGAAGAGATCTGCACCATGGAGAAGGAGCACAGCGACCTCCAGCTGCACATCTCACGGACGGACTGCTGGTGTGAGAACCTGGGCACCTGGAGAGCCGTCATCAGCACCGCAGAG GCCTCTGAGGAGAATGGCGAGCAGATGGCGTGGTACTTTGTTGCCGTAAGTCTTTCTGAAGACGACGACTGCAAGAACAACCGCTGGACCGTCACCAGGAAGCTCAGCGAGTTTCAGGCTTTGCACAGGAAGTTGACGGAG TGTTTTCCGTCACTCAAGAAAGTCCAGCTTCCCTCACTCAGTAAACTGCCGTTCAAATCAATCGACCTAAAGTTCCTTGACAAATCCAAGAACCAACTCAACACTTTTTTACAG AAAGTGTTGACAGATGAGCGCATGTGTCAGAGCGAGGCGCTGTATGCCTTTCTCAGTCCGTCACCAGAGCACCTGAAGGTCATCGACATCCAGAAGAAATCCTCCTTCTCTCTCGCATCCTTCCTGGAGAGACTGCCGGGAGACTTCTTCTCACACCaggag gatgaAGGTGAGGATGACAGTGACCTCTCAGACTACGGCGATGAGACGGACGGGAGGAGGGACGCTCTGGCTGAGCCCTGCTTCATGCTGATCGGAGAGATCTTTGAACTCAGGGGCA TGTTTAAGTGGGTGCGGAAGACACTAATTGCACTTGTTCAGGTCACGTTTGGACGGACTATAAACAA GCAGATCAGAGACACTGTAAACTGGATCTTCAGTGAGCAGATGTTGGTTTACTACATTAATATATTTCGTGACACGTTTTGGCCCAACGGGAAACTGGCACCTCATAACAAAAGCCGCTCGGAGAGTGAACGCAGAGAAACCAAGGAGAGAGCACAGCAGAAGCTTCTAGACAACATCCCAG